From the Pirellulales bacterium genome, one window contains:
- a CDS encoding OmpA family protein encodes MGQFFRGISIAAGALALLLPGCQWPSQGQLSEAQSQNRALTEQAQAQQQEIENLKAHNRAVENQLIQAEEELAEMDQRLGVDRKQIANFQHERRTLRGQVETIVNNARGSRGSARDLRLEELSRRYDWLAYDPETGISRFDIDVLFDSGGAELHAAARESLDDLVRFLKSPEAAELRVMIVGHTDSRQIKRPTRDKYPDNWHLSAARALAVADYLRKHGVPDDRLGVAGYGQHQSIADNETAEDRQTNRRVEVFVMGPETPVVGWTETTTSIY; translated from the coding sequence ATGGGCCAATTCTTCCGAGGCATCTCGATCGCTGCTGGCGCGCTCGCGCTATTGCTGCCGGGTTGCCAGTGGCCATCGCAAGGGCAACTCTCCGAAGCCCAAAGCCAGAACCGCGCGCTCACGGAGCAGGCCCAGGCTCAGCAGCAAGAGATTGAGAATCTCAAGGCGCATAATCGCGCCGTGGAAAACCAGCTGATCCAGGCCGAGGAAGAACTGGCCGAAATGGATCAGCGGCTGGGCGTCGATCGCAAGCAGATCGCCAACTTCCAGCATGAGCGCCGCACGCTGCGCGGCCAGGTCGAGACGATCGTCAATAACGCGCGCGGATCGCGTGGCTCGGCGCGCGACCTGCGCCTGGAAGAACTTTCGCGCCGCTACGACTGGCTGGCTTACGATCCGGAAACCGGCATCAGCCGGTTCGACATCGACGTCCTCTTCGACAGTGGCGGCGCCGAACTGCACGCCGCGGCGCGAGAAAGCCTGGACGATCTGGTGCGGTTCCTCAAATCGCCCGAAGCGGCCGAGCTGCGCGTCATGATCGTGGGCCACACCGACAGCCGGCAGATCAAGCGCCCGACGCGTGACAAGTACCCCGACAATTGGCATCTGAGCGCCGCGCGCGCCTTGGCCGTGGCCGACTATCTGCGCAAGCATGGCGTGCCCGACGACCGGTTGGGCGTGGCCGGCTACGGCCAGCATCAGTCGATCGCCGACAACGAAACGGCCGAAGATCGGCAGACGAACCGCCGTGTCGAGGTGTTCGTCATGGGCCCCGAAACGCCGGTCGTCGGCTGGACCGAGACGACGACCAGCATCTATTAG
- a CDS encoding helix-turn-helix domain-containing protein, with translation MSKFVTLAEAANQLGISEDAVNDLRLSGKLYGYRDGTSWKFKPEDIEKVAQDRAGGAASDADLSGAFVMGDSQEISDAPIDLVIDPDDIDASSEEVVLLSEFELGESGPSASATIIGKPGSPLSPAESDVKLRAPADDLGEASATMIGRPGTPLRPNESAIKLESEGAEEPSASRTIIGAPGLPLGPADSAVKVQAGGPLDSPSSTIIGKPGQPPTADESVIKLSTFEDSDFDLGTLQAGPPEGSSVLPPPKAAAGGSTVFAGESIPDPVVDSGITLGDEHVDEDDFVLGGPGSDITISPGDSGISLVDPADSGLSLDAPIELRSEGGEPTFEMSESGEDLSGVTEFDSDEVMDLKTSDEFLLTPMAPEGEEASEDSGSQVIAIDSGSPFESSEGSMFAAAESGMSNMLEEDVGGGAALAEGGLGGGAAPVFAPAGAPVAAYAAETPYPVWVVILLGMCLLFLALCGMMMYDLMRNMWSWNAPYSVNSAIMDFIMGLFG, from the coding sequence ATGTCCAAGTTCGTCACGCTGGCCGAGGCGGCCAATCAGTTGGGAATCAGCGAGGACGCAGTCAACGACCTGCGCTTAAGCGGCAAGCTGTACGGCTACCGCGACGGAACGAGCTGGAAATTCAAACCCGAGGACATCGAGAAGGTTGCCCAGGACCGAGCCGGCGGAGCAGCGAGCGACGCGGATCTGTCCGGCGCGTTTGTGATGGGCGACTCGCAAGAGATCAGCGATGCGCCGATCGACCTGGTGATCGATCCCGACGATATCGACGCCTCGAGTGAAGAAGTCGTGTTGTTGAGTGAGTTCGAATTGGGTGAGTCGGGGCCCAGCGCTTCGGCCACGATCATCGGCAAACCGGGCTCGCCGCTCTCGCCGGCCGAGAGCGACGTCAAGCTGCGGGCCCCGGCCGACGATCTGGGGGAAGCGTCGGCCACCATGATCGGCCGGCCGGGAACGCCGCTGCGGCCGAATGAAAGCGCCATAAAACTCGAATCGGAAGGAGCGGAGGAGCCAAGCGCATCGCGCACAATCATCGGAGCGCCGGGACTGCCGTTGGGGCCCGCCGACAGCGCCGTGAAGGTGCAGGCCGGCGGACCGCTCGACAGCCCGTCGAGCACGATCATCGGCAAGCCGGGCCAGCCGCCGACCGCCGACGAAAGCGTGATCAAGCTGAGCACGTTTGAGGACAGCGATTTCGACCTGGGAACACTACAAGCCGGTCCGCCCGAGGGAAGCAGCGTGCTGCCGCCCCCGAAGGCCGCGGCCGGCGGATCGACCGTGTTTGCCGGGGAATCGATTCCCGATCCGGTAGTCGATTCGGGAATCACGTTGGGTGACGAGCACGTCGATGAGGATGACTTCGTCCTGGGGGGGCCAGGGAGTGACATAACGATCAGCCCGGGCGACAGCGGCATTTCGCTGGTTGATCCGGCGGACAGCGGTTTGTCGCTCGATGCGCCCATCGAGCTGCGTAGCGAGGGCGGCGAGCCAACGTTCGAGATGTCGGAATCGGGCGAAGACCTCAGCGGCGTCACGGAATTCGACTCCGATGAGGTGATGGACCTGAAGACCAGCGACGAATTCCTGTTGACCCCCATGGCGCCGGAGGGCGAAGAAGCGTCGGAAGACAGCGGATCACAAGTCATCGCGATCGACTCGGGCTCGCCGTTCGAAAGTTCCGAAGGAAGCATGTTCGCCGCCGCCGAAAGCGGTATGTCGAACATGCTCGAAGAGGATGTCGGCGGCGGAGCCGCGCTGGCCGAAGGTGGCCTGGGCGGAGGCGCGGCACCGGTGTTCGCGCCGGCCGGAGCGCCCGTCGCGGCGTACGCGGCCGAGACGCCTTATCCGGTGTGGGTCGTGATTCTGCTGGGAATGTGCCTGCTGTTTCTGGCATTGTGTGGAATGATGATGTACGACCTGATGCGAAATATGTGGAGCTGGAACGCGCCGTATTCCGTGAACAGCGCCATCATGGATTTCATCATGGGCTTGTTCGGCTGA